tttgttatcgataatttattataattttatattttcttttggatTTAACGTTTAATGTTATTATTCATACTAGACatttaaatacttataaattttaaattttgatatttttttattctgtgTCATAACTCTTAAGTTGTTacaaaattgttaaatagtctattttaaatatattttgtatgtgaaaaaaataaaactaaagttaattAAGTATTTTTCCAAATGGTTTTAAAAACATGAAAGACTTCttatattttcaatagctaatatactattatataacaaaattatttaatttattaacttgCGGTTCGTCGGCGGTCGATCCAATAATCCGGCGACCCTATAAATTATCCGATTcagtgtccgggtcgggtttcaaaGCATTGCCTATCTCACATTGCAAGTGTAAAAAATGTAACATATGAAAACGTTGTAGTAGTAGTAGTGGGTTTATCAAAGACAGCATCAAAAGGCCCAACAAGAAAAGTCCACAAAAAGCCCAATTAGAATACAATACTTCATCTAACGACGACTAGGAAGGCGGCGGCTGTATACAATCGAAggtctttggtttggtttcgtGGTGATCTTGTAATAATTCACACAACAAGAAAGACTCCCAACCCTaacttttctctttctttctcgcTGTCCCCTCCCACCGGCATCTCACGATGGAGTTCTCTGCCGCCGACTTTGAAAGGCTTCTGATGTTCGAGCACGCTCGCAAAGCTTGCGAGGCTCAGTACGCTAAGGATCCTCTCGATTCCGAGGTTCCTACCACttgtctcctcctcctcttatTTATTTATCGTTCTTGATACTTGTATGGAGATCGATtacttgattgattgattgctttgattattttgttctGCAGAATCTGCTGCAGTGGGGTGGAGCATTGCTTGAACTTGCTCAGTTCCAGTCTATTCCCGAGGCAAAGCTCATGTTAAATGGTATCAGCTTGTTCGCCTTCTTACAGATTATGAAGCAAAGTgcgttaaaacaaaattaaatataaggaattgatttttttctttgtagatGCGGTTTCCAAGTTGGAAGAGGTGTTGACATTAAATCCAGGGAAGCATCAGGCTCTTTGGTGTCTTGGCAACGCCTACACTGCCCACGCCTTCCTCACCCCTGATACCGATGAAGCCAAAGTTCACTTTGATAAAGCCGCTGATTATTTCCAAAGAGCTGAAAACGAGGTGTTCATCTTCACTGTTGAATCTTTTATGAGTGTGGTGTGAGACAAACTCCTTAatctcttgtttttgttttaatgttttgtatCTTAGGATCCAGGTAATGAGATGTACCTCAAGTCCTTGGAAGTTACAGCAAGGGTACTTACTATTTCAACTTTTTCATCTTCAGATCCGATGTTTGTGTTAATAAGAGATAACAATCGTTTGACACACCTTTCTTCTGTATATGTGAATTATTAGGCTCCGGGGCTGCATATGAACATACATGGGAATGGGACGATGCAGCAGTCACTaggtggaggtggtggaggaggaggaggtccCTCAGCTTCATCAAATGCTGGCGTAAGTTATAATATCCTTGCTTCTTTGATGTGCTGGTTTCGTACAAATGAAGAGAATAGCTATAATATCCTTGCTTTTTTGGTGTATGCAGGGtggtaagaagaagaataagaagaagaacaatGACTTCACATACGATGTATGTGGTTGGATCATTCTCGCTTTTGGGATTGTTGCTTGGGTTGGCATGGCTAAATCCCTTggccctcctcctcctcccgcTAGATAATAGCCATTTCCATAAAGGAAATAATGTCCGCTAGTTCACGTTTTCCAATCAGAGCGGTCCTAAGCCCTGTGACTATGGTTTTGTTTTGCTTGGTGTACACCTccatcaaattttatttttatttttacttaatcTAGGATGTCTTTTCTTACTCCATATCGATATTTGATTTCCTTTATCTACGTGGTtagttatgttttgttttgtggcACGAACTCAAGGTGTTCACGATTTCTATATGAGAGTAtcttattttatagatgattaattaattaagcTGTCGGTAAGAATTTGACAAGTAAAGCTCCAAAGAATAGGCAAGGTTAAG
The nucleotide sequence above comes from Brassica napus cultivar Da-Ae chromosome A9, Da-Ae, whole genome shotgun sequence. Encoded proteins:
- the LOC106367320 gene encoding mitochondrial import receptor subunit TOM20-2, translated to MEFSAADFERLLMFEHARKACEAQYAKDPLDSENLLQWGGALLELAQFQSIPEAKLMLNDAVSKLEEVLTLNPGKHQALWCLGNAYTAHAFLTPDTDEAKVHFDKAADYFQRAENEDPGNEMYLKSLEVTARAPGLHMNIHGNGTMQQSLGGGGGGGGGPSASSNAGGGKKKNKKKNNDFTYDVCGWIILAFGIVAWVGMAKSLGPPPPPAR